A single region of the Brachypodium distachyon strain Bd21 chromosome 3, Brachypodium_distachyon_v3.0, whole genome shotgun sequence genome encodes:
- the LOC100830123 gene encoding E3 ubiquitin-protein ligase EL5, which yields MATGILSTVLLVAGVTLIVLVNILVVVWVLRRGFIARRLSRVGERADQEGGAVGGLTEEEVGELPCRDFKPDQLAAGELGGGECAVCLEALKDGERCAVLPRCGHGFHADCVGSWLRKSRLCPVCRAEVAAGSPRKEAGAVAAHDAEAAVEVV from the coding sequence ATGGCAACAGGGATCCTCTCCACCGTCCTGCTGGTCGCCGGCGTCACGCTGATCGTGCTCGTCAACATCCTCGTGGTCGTGTGGGTGCTGCGGCGGGGCTTCATcgcgcgccgcctctcccGCGTCGGGGAGCGCGCGGATCAGGAGGGAGGCGCCGTGGGGGGGCTTACGGAGGAAGAGGTCGGCGAGCTGCCTTGCCGCGATTTCAAGCCGGATCAACTGGCCGCTGGCGAATTaggcggcggcgagtgcgCGGTGTGCCTGGAGGCGTTGAAGGACGGGGAGCGGTGCGCGGTGCTGCCGCGGTGCGGGCACGGGTTCCACGCCGACTGCGTGGGCTCGTGGCTGCGCAAGAGCCGTCTGTGCCCCGTCTGCCGCGccgaggtcgccgccggcagcccGCGGAAGGAGGCCGGCGCCGTGGCTGCCCATGACGCCGAGGCCGCCGTGGAGGTTGTCTGA